Proteins co-encoded in one Terriglobales bacterium genomic window:
- a CDS encoding DNA starvation/stationary phase protection protein, which produces MPSKRNNHRPTAKLSAQPRLHQSANELQAYGTVNHLLPLELEEPVRLEMTAQLNQVLADTMTLRDLYKKSHWQTAGPTFYQLHLLFDKHYDEQAELVDSIAERIQLLGGVSIAMAHDVAETTQIDRPPRGREVVPVQLSRLLDAHQVIIGEVRKLARRASELGDDGTNDLLISEVLRRNELQVWFVSEHLVNVPLVQVKQVTAGAA; this is translated from the coding sequence ATGCCCTCGAAACGGAACAATCATCGTCCGACTGCCAAGCTCAGCGCCCAACCCAGGTTGCATCAGAGTGCCAATGAACTTCAGGCCTACGGAACGGTGAATCATCTACTGCCGCTCGAACTGGAAGAGCCGGTCCGACTTGAAATGACGGCGCAGCTCAATCAAGTGCTCGCTGACACCATGACGCTTCGCGATTTGTATAAGAAATCCCATTGGCAAACTGCAGGACCGACCTTCTACCAACTCCATCTTCTTTTCGATAAGCATTACGACGAGCAAGCAGAACTCGTGGACTCGATAGCGGAACGCATCCAGCTGCTCGGTGGCGTCAGCATTGCGATGGCCCACGATGTTGCGGAAACCACTCAGATCGATCGTCCTCCTCGCGGACGCGAAGTGGTGCCGGTGCAACTCTCCCGGCTGCTCGATGCACACCAGGTGATTATTGGTGAAGTGCGCAAGCTGGCTCGCCGCGCATCCGAATTAGGAGACGACGGAACCAATGACCTTCTGATTAGCGAGGTCCTGCGCAGAAACGAACTGCAAGTCTGGTTTGTGAGTGAGCACCTGGTGAACGTGCCCCTTGTGCAGGTGAAGCAAGTCACGGCCGGCGCAGCCTGA